One Hyla sarda isolate aHylSar1 chromosome 11, aHylSar1.hap1, whole genome shotgun sequence genomic window carries:
- the LRRC71 gene encoding leucine-rich repeat-containing protein 71 isoform X4 has protein sequence MGKKTDKKDKTLKDINDDDARSTGFGNQDKTGLTADESVYTSDKDSQSGTGPTKDRYSYFKPSIRVELESEDGRSVREISIRGWKIDEKMMGIFAKCLPALPILHKINLWNVGLTDKTFTLFVNILRHCPSVKVISLEGNPLPDQSYYKLISDDLGLVHISLRNNQIIDEGARLISQILQSLKMTNKNLATLVLSYNHITDLGAAYIAEALRFNRSLLSLNLSSNQIRDQGALALAEVLGRFALTHTETVERRRLLLEKEAQEQPRSPTTSRHADAKSERPLSHHSSSAMDKAEKSQVQKAKSSISKKKEKDPQKKEDKSVSSMVTGTSTVATQPGLTKKEDPKASKKQTSNSDQKNTRGKAVKSATKRAALPEQEVEQTEDINPLLEQAEFKDGKVYLSGNKVLISLNLSRNKITEKGLKSFLAAVETQVQETKPASAVRTQTGLLRLSLGRNKFPAECSTFTQIQEIMLSRDPIHKSSRSSVDEQMM, from the exons ATGAATCAGTGTACACAAGTGATAAGGATAGCCAGAGTGGCACGGGCCCAACCAAAGACCGCTACTCTTACTTCAAGCCAAGTATCCGGGTAGAGCTGGAGAGTGAAGATGGACGATCTGTCCGAGAAATCTCCATCAGAG GTTGGAAGATTGATGAGAAAATGATGGGGATCTTTGCTAAGTGTCTTCCAGCACTTCCCATCCTACACAAGATCAA CTTGTGGAACGTCGGCCTTACAGACAAAACCTTCACCTTATTTGTGAACATTCTACGGCATTGTCCAAGCGTTAA GGTTATTTCACTAGAAGGGAACCCGCTGCCTGACCAGTCATATTATAAGTTAATCTCAGATGATTTAGG gttggtCCATATATCACTCAGAAATAACCAAATCATTGATGAAGGAGCCAGACTCATCAGCCAAATTCTGCAGAGCCTTAAAATGACCAACAAAAACCTGGCTACTCTTGTCCTCAGCTACAATCACATCACAGACCTGGGAGCAGCTTACATTGCAGAG GCCTTAAGATTCAACCGATCATTGCTCTCCCTCAATCTTTCCAGTAACCAGATCAGGGATCAAGGGGCACTCGCATTGGCCGAG GTTTTGGGGCGTTTTGCATTAACACATACAGAAACTGTCGAGAGGCGTCGGCTCCTACTGGAgaaggaggctcaggaacagccACGATCG CCAACCACATCACGTCATGCTGATGCCAAGAGTGAACGACCCCTGAGCCACCACAGCAGCTCAGCTATGGATAAAGCAGAGAAATCACAAGTGCAGAAGGCTAAATCAAGCATCTCAAAGAAGAAGGAGAAG GATCCCCAAAAGAAAGAAGACAAATCTGTCAGTAGCATGGTAACTGGAACCTCGACTGTGGCAACGCAGCCTGGACTAACTAAGAAAGAAGACCCTAAAGCATCAAAAAAAC AAACGTCCAACTCTGATCAAAAAAACACACGAGGAAAAGCAGTTAAGTCTGCCACCAAGAGAGCAGCATTACCTGAGCAAGAG GTGGAGCAAACTGAAGACATCAACCCTTTGCTGGAACAAGCTGAATTTAAAGATGGGAAAGTTTATCTCTCTGGTAACAAAGTTCTGATCAGCCTAAATCTTTCAA GAAACAAGATAACCGAGAAGGGTCTGAAAAGCTTTTTGGCAGCAGTAGAGACCCAAGTACAGGAGACTAAACCTGCATCTGCTGTCAGAACTCAGACAGGATTATTAAGGCTATCCTTGGGG AGAAACAAGTTTCCAGCAGAATGCTCGACCTTTACCCAGATCCAGGAGATTATGCTTTCTCGGGACCCTATTCACAAATCCTCCCGATCTTCCGTAGATGAGCAAATGATGTGA